The following proteins come from a genomic window of Populus nigra chromosome 6, ddPopNigr1.1, whole genome shotgun sequence:
- the LOC133697968 gene encoding cysteine-rich receptor-like protein kinase 2, which translates to MTKANQSIPYQRIFFCFFGYVLLRELVVVGDPRSQTVQVMCGRQLEHNATIFVPNFVATMENISEQMRASGFGVAVSGSGPDINYGLAQCYGDLSLLDCVLCYAEARTILPQCYPYNGGRIYLDGCFMRAENYSFYEEYLGPGDKAVCGNTTRKNSTFAETTRQAVSQAVTSASNNQGYARLQLTVPGTNESAYVLANCWKTLNASSCRACLENATASILGCLPWSEGRALYTGCFMRYSDIDFLNDELGNGSSRGSIVIIVVSVISSLVVLGLGVTIGVYIWKRRYIMKKRRGSNEAQKLARTLNDSSLNFKYSTLEKATGSFDDTNKLGQGGFGSVYKGALPDGREIAVKRLFFNNRHRAADFYNEVNMISSVEHKNLVRLLGCSCSGPESLLVYEFLPNRSLDRFIFDQNKGKELTWEKRYEIITGTAEGLAYLHMNSSIRIIHRDIKASNILLDSRLRAKIADFGLARSFQDDKSHISTAIAGTLGYMAPEYLAHGQLTEKVDVYGFGVLLLEIVTGRQNNRSKNSEYTESLVILTWKKFQAGTVEELYDPNLMLHNHHDNNAMNDVKRAVHVGLLCTQEIPSLRPTMSKALQMLTTEEHLPRPSNPPFIDEMTMELNDTCEDPCYPLNSGTSASIATIENSSFHPR; encoded by the exons ATGACAAAAGCAAACCAATCGATCCCTTACCAAAGGATTTTCTTCTGCTTTTTTGGGTATGTTTTGTTGCGTGAACTGGTGGTGGTCGGAGATCCTAGATCCCAGACGGTCCAGGTTATGTGTGGACGCCAACTGGAGCACAACGCAACTATCTTCGTGCCAAATTTTGTTGCCACAATGGAAAACATCAGTGAACAGATGCGTGCATCAGGCTTTGGAGTAGCAGTTTCAGGCTCTGGACCTGACATTAACTATGGCCTTGCCCAATGCTATGGGGACCTGTCGTTACTTGACTGTGTACTATGCTATGCCGAGGCACGTACGATTCTTCCACAATGCTATCCTTATAATGGGGGTCGCATTTACCTTGATGGCTGCTTCATGCGAGCTGAGAATTATAGTTTCTATGAAGAATATCTAGGACCTGGAGATAAGGCTGTTTGTGGAAATACAACGCGTAAGAATTCAACCTTTGCGGAAACGACAAGGCAGGCTGTCTCACAAGCAGTCACTAGCGCATCAAATAATCAAGGTTATGCACGGTTACAGCTCACAGTTCCGGGCACAAATGAGTCAGCTTATGTGTTAGCTAATTGCTGGAAGACATTAAATGCAAGCTCTTGCAGGGCATGCTTGGAGAATGCCACTGCATCTATATTGGGATGTTTGCCTTGGTCGGAGGGCAGAGCACTATATACTGGGTGTTTCATGAGGTACTCGGATATAGATTTTCTCAACGACGAACTTGGGAATGGAAGTTCCAGAG GGAGCATTGTAATAATAGTTGTTTCAGTTATCAGCTCTCTGGTGGTTTTAGGACTTGGAGTAACTATAGGAGTTTATATATGGAAACGCAGATAtataatgaagaaaagaagag GTTCTAATGAGGCTCAAAAGTTGGCCAGAACCCTCAATGACAGTAGCTTGAACTTCAAGTACTCGACACTAGAGAAGGCTACTGGATCTTTTGATGACACCAACAAGCTTGGACAAGGAGGATTTGGATCTGTTTACAAG GGAGCTTTACCTGATGGAAGGGAGATTGCAGTGAAGAGGCTTTTCTTTAACAACAGACATAGAGCTGCGGATTTCTACAATGAAGTAAACATGATAAGTAGTGTGGAACACAAAAATCTGGTCAGGTTGTTGGGGTGCAGTTGTTCTGGACCTGAAAGCCTTCTTGTCTATGAATTCCTGCCTAACAGGAGTCTCGATCGTTTCATCTTCG ATCAAAACAAAGGCAAGGAGCTGACCTGGGAGAAGAGATATGAGATAATTACTGGCACTGCAGAAGGTTTAGCCTACCTTCATATGAACTCCAGTATCAGAATCATTCACAGAGATATAAAGGCCAGCAATATCTTGTTAGATTCAAGGCTTCGCGCTAAAATTGCTGATTTTGGGTTGGCCAGGTCTTTCCAAGACGATAAGAGTCACATCAGCACAGCCATTGCAGGAACATT AGGTTACATGGCTCCGGAATACCTAGCCCATGGTCAGTTAACAGAAAAGGTAGATGTCTACGGCTTTGGGGTGCTTTTGTTGGAGATTGTTACAGGACGGCAGAATAACAGGAGCAAAAACTCAGAATACACGGAGAGTCTAGTCATACTA ACGTGGAAAAAATTCCAGGCAGGAACTGTGGAGGAGCTTTATGACCCAAATCTGATGCTGCATAACCACCATGATAACAATGCTATGAATGATGTTAAGAGAGCAGTGCATGTGGGCCTTCTGTGCACCCAAGAAATCCCATCACTTCGACCAACAATGTCTAAGGCTCTACAAATGCTAACAACTGAGGAACATCTCCCTCGGCCCTCTAATCCCCCCTTCATAGACGAAATGACCATGGAACTCAATGACACATGCGAGGATCCATGTTACCCCCTTAATTCTGGTACTTCGGCATCAATTGCCACCATTGAAAATAGTTCCTTCCACCCAAGATAA
- the LOC133697969 gene encoding 2-phytyl-1,4-beta-naphthoquinone methyltransferase, chloroplastic-like, protein MGDCVLDLCFGSGDLAFHLSEKVGSSGGKVSNLDFSKEQLFMASSRQHLLAKAYCKSIEWVEGEATDVPFPDCYFDAIPYVMGFENAVDKRKALQEMFRVLRPGGRTCSGNRILYYQTL, encoded by the exons ATGGGAGACTGTGTGCTGGACCTGTGTTTTGGAAGTGGGGATTTAGCATTTCACTTGTCTGAAAAAGTTGGCTCCAGTGGCGGCAAG GTGAGTAATCTTGATTTCTCAAAGGAGCAGCTGTTTATGGCTTCGTCCCGGCAACATTTGCTTGCAAAGGCTTACTGCAAGAGCATCGA GTGGGTTGAGGGCGAGGCAACTGATGTGCCCTTCCCAGATTGTTACTTTGATGCTATACCGTACGTTATGGGTTTCGAAAATGCGGTGGATAAGCGGAAGGCCTTGCAGGAGATGTTTAGAGTACTGAGACCAG GGGGAAGAACTTGCTCTGGAAATAGGATTTTGTACTACCAAACACTATGA